A window of the Paraburkholderia sp. ZP32-5 genome harbors these coding sequences:
- a CDS encoding alpha/beta hydrolase family protein, translated as MLRRSCAARSRGFALSIGGALACAALALVAVNAVAQQASLEAQAQRQTQAQSQTDPTSWHVGETMRVFHPTIDRNWRGAQTHALITRIWYPADVEQPETAHDFGQPDHPIFTGHPAADDAPLSNAHARYPLLLLSHGTGGSADSLDWLAASLAAHGYIVAGVNHPGNTALEPLTRDGFMLWWERATDVSEVLDGVLADPRFGNHIDQARIGALGFSLGGYTVLELAGARTDLAAFERFCTSPEADAICKPPEAARLAREPGASGLTLDALSLEAKASRARSGDSYRDPRIKAAFAIAPALGEAFDAASFADVTIPVALLAGGADVTAPVDTNIRRFGTLMPQATVTIVPGASHYTFMDVCEPAVVEHLAMICKDGPGVDRAAVHTQTAARVRDFFMATLPAGRS; from the coding sequence ATGCTGCGTCGAAGCTGTGCCGCGCGTTCGCGCGGGTTTGCGTTGTCGATCGGGGGCGCGTTGGCGTGCGCCGCGCTGGCGCTGGTGGCGGTGAATGCCGTGGCTCAGCAAGCGTCTTTGGAGGCTCAGGCTCAACGTCAGACTCAAGCCCAATCCCAAACCGACCCTACCAGTTGGCACGTCGGCGAAACCATGCGCGTCTTCCATCCCACGATCGACCGCAACTGGCGCGGCGCGCAAACGCATGCGTTGATCACGCGCATCTGGTATCCGGCCGATGTCGAACAACCCGAGACCGCTCACGATTTCGGCCAGCCCGATCATCCGATCTTCACCGGCCATCCAGCCGCCGACGATGCGCCGCTGTCCAATGCGCACGCGCGCTATCCGTTGCTGCTGCTGTCGCACGGCACGGGCGGCAGCGCGGACAGTCTCGACTGGCTGGCGGCGTCGCTGGCCGCGCACGGTTATATCGTCGCGGGCGTCAATCATCCGGGCAATACCGCGCTGGAGCCGCTGACGCGCGACGGTTTCATGCTCTGGTGGGAACGCGCGACCGACGTCAGCGAAGTGCTCGACGGCGTGTTGGCCGATCCGCGCTTCGGCAACCATATCGATCAAGCGCGAATCGGCGCGTTGGGCTTTTCGCTCGGCGGCTATACGGTGCTGGAACTGGCGGGCGCGCGCACCGATCTGGCCGCGTTCGAACGCTTCTGCACGTCGCCTGAGGCCGACGCGATCTGCAAGCCGCCCGAGGCAGCCAGGCTCGCGCGCGAACCGGGCGCGTCCGGGCTCACGCTCGACGCGCTGTCGCTGGAAGCGAAGGCCTCGCGCGCACGCTCGGGCGACTCGTATCGTGATCCGCGCATCAAGGCGGCATTTGCGATCGCGCCCGCGTTGGGCGAAGCATTCGACGCGGCTTCGTTCGCCGACGTGACGATTCCGGTCGCGCTGCTAGCGGGCGGCGCCGACGTGACCGCGCCGGTCGATACGAACATCCGCCGTTTCGGCACGCTGATGCCGCAAGCGACGGTCACGATCGTGCCCGGTGCGTCGCACTACACCTTCATGGACGTCTGCGAGCCCGCGGTGGTCGAGCATCTGGCGATGATCTGCAAGGACGGGCCGGGCGTCGATCGCGCGGCGGTGCACACGCAAACGGCTGCGCGGGTGCGTGATTTCTTTATGGCGACGTTGCCTGCCGGTCGCTCGTAA
- a CDS encoding AraC family transcriptional regulator, with protein MMKPSTERDYRRRIARVVETILLEPGAPHTLESLAAVAHLSPYHFHRVYRAVMGESVVETVKRLRLAEAAQRLTDAAQVTAVAHDAGYDSAQAFARAFRGFAGVSPSEFRARQRHLVAHPGGEAAVPGASSLFAAPPASSARRRAKRACAATRNASGVPDLPAVEVSELAPLDVLSLRHDGPVATIGQTFRTLMTMLRCTDDSPLHQRVGICVRDGNVPGGFRYHAGIAGVPDARLDDVRSPPAQTETEGHAEYTQYAQQQVEPLRLAGGLYAVHRLVGPYALISPTFRALYSGWLPRSGYARDQRPALELYRSAPDVSPRHTCITDLLIPIRKD; from the coding sequence ATGATGAAACCCAGCACCGAACGTGATTACCGCAGACGGATTGCTCGCGTGGTCGAGACCATCCTGCTCGAACCGGGCGCGCCGCATACGCTCGAAAGCCTCGCGGCGGTCGCGCATCTGTCGCCGTATCACTTTCACCGGGTTTATCGCGCAGTGATGGGGGAAAGTGTCGTCGAGACCGTCAAGCGGCTGCGGCTGGCCGAGGCTGCGCAGCGTCTGACCGATGCCGCGCAGGTGACCGCGGTCGCGCATGATGCCGGTTATGACAGCGCGCAGGCTTTTGCGCGGGCGTTTCGCGGCTTTGCCGGAGTGTCGCCGAGCGAGTTCAGGGCGCGCCAGCGGCATCTGGTGGCGCATCCCGGTGGCGAGGCCGCTGTGCCCGGCGCGTCTTCGCTATTTGCTGCGCCGCCGGCTTCGTCCGCGCGGCGGCGTGCGAAGCGGGCATGCGCCGCGACGCGCAACGCGAGTGGCGTGCCGGATCTGCCGGCCGTCGAAGTCAGCGAACTCGCGCCGCTCGACGTGCTCAGTCTTCGCCATGACGGGCCGGTCGCGACGATCGGCCAGACCTTCCGCACGCTGATGACGATGCTGCGCTGCACGGACGATTCACCGCTGCATCAGCGTGTTGGCATCTGCGTGCGCGATGGCAACGTGCCGGGCGGCTTTCGGTATCACGCGGGGATTGCCGGCGTGCCTGACGCGCGGCTCGACGATGTGCGTTCGCCGCCTGCGCAGACGGAGACGGAAGGGCACGCGGAGTACACACAGTACGCGCAACAGCAGGTAGAGCCGCTGCGGCTCGCCGGCGGCCTGTATGCGGTGCACCGTTTGGTCGGCCCCTACGCGCTGATCTCGCCGACCTTCCGGGCGCTCTATAGCGGCTGGCTACCGCGCAGCGGCTATGCGCGCGATCAGCGTCCGGCGCTCGAACTGTATCGAAGCGCGCCGGATGTCAGCCCGCGACACACCTGCATCACCGATCTGCTGATTCCGATTCGCAAGGACTGA
- the cobM gene encoding precorrin-4 C(11)-methyltransferase: MTVFFIGAGPGDPELITVKGQRLVRSCPVILYAGSLVPAAVLEGHRAELVVNTADLDLDQIVALLAAAHAKGQHVARVHSGDPSLYGAIGEQIRRLRELGIPYEIVPGVTATAACAATLGCELTLPGISQTLILTRYASKTAMPDGEQLADLARHRASMAIHLGVRHLARIVEELRPHYGGACPIAVIYRASWPDEEKITGTLDDIVGKVAGTAIERTALILVGQVLAAEGFAESTLYAKGD, encoded by the coding sequence ATGACGGTGTTTTTTATCGGCGCGGGTCCTGGCGACCCGGAGCTGATCACGGTGAAGGGGCAGCGCCTCGTGCGTAGTTGTCCGGTGATCCTGTACGCGGGCTCGCTGGTGCCGGCCGCGGTGCTCGAAGGGCATCGCGCGGAGCTGGTGGTCAATACCGCGGACCTCGATCTCGACCAGATCGTCGCGCTGCTGGCCGCCGCGCATGCGAAGGGGCAGCACGTCGCGCGCGTGCATTCGGGCGATCCTTCGCTGTACGGCGCGATCGGCGAGCAGATCCGCCGGCTGCGCGAGCTGGGCATTCCGTACGAGATCGTGCCCGGCGTGACCGCGACCGCGGCCTGCGCGGCCACGCTCGGCTGCGAGCTGACACTGCCCGGCATTTCGCAGACGCTGATCCTCACGCGCTATGCGAGCAAAACGGCGATGCCCGACGGCGAGCAACTGGCCGATCTGGCGCGGCATCGCGCGTCGATGGCGATTCATCTCGGTGTGCGGCACCTTGCGCGTATCGTCGAGGAATTGCGGCCGCATTACGGCGGCGCCTGTCCGATCGCGGTGATCTATCGCGCGAGCTGGCCCGACGAGGAAAAGATCACCGGCACGCTCGACGATATCGTCGGCAAGGTGGCGGGCACTGCGATCGAGCGGACCGCGCTGATTCTGGTCGGGCAGGTGCTGGCCGCCGAGGGGTTCGCGGAGTCGACGTTGTACGCGAAGGGCGACTGA
- a CDS encoding cobalt-precorrin-6A reductase, giving the protein MTRVLLLGGTGDALKIARQLRPTDVYSLAGLGKVPDDLPCAVRVGGFGGSEGLARYLDAERIGLVIDATHPYAAQISANAVHACRAAGVQCWALRRPAWQPQAGDDWRFVGDWHELIAALAAFRRPFFTLGREPLAHLDDIPLHQFWTVRCLESHADTARSRVIAARGPFTLDGERALFALQGFDVVVSKNSGGGATEAKLDIARERGLPVVMLRRPVLPDVDREFATVAALLDALRAHRP; this is encoded by the coding sequence ATGACCCGCGTGCTGCTGCTCGGCGGCACCGGCGACGCGTTGAAGATCGCGCGTCAGCTCAGGCCCACCGACGTGTACAGTCTCGCGGGACTCGGCAAGGTGCCGGACGATCTGCCGTGCGCGGTGCGCGTCGGCGGCTTCGGCGGCAGCGAGGGCCTCGCGCGCTATCTCGACGCCGAACGGATCGGCCTCGTGATCGACGCGACGCATCCGTACGCCGCGCAAATCAGCGCGAACGCCGTGCATGCGTGTCGCGCGGCGGGCGTGCAGTGCTGGGCGCTGCGCCGCCCGGCCTGGCAGCCGCAAGCCGGCGACGACTGGCGCTTCGTCGGCGACTGGCACGAATTGATCGCTGCGCTTGCCGCGTTCCGGCGGCCATTTTTCACGCTGGGCCGCGAACCGCTCGCGCATCTCGACGACATTCCGCTGCATCAATTCTGGACCGTGCGCTGCCTGGAATCGCACGCCGATACTGCGCGCTCACGGGTGATCGCGGCGCGCGGGCCGTTCACGCTCGATGGCGAGCGCGCGCTGTTTGCGCTGCAAGGCTTCGACGTCGTCGTCAGCAAGAACAGTGGCGGCGGCGCGACCGAGGCCAAGCTCGACATTGCGCGCGAGCGTGGTTTGCCGGTCGTCATGTTGCGCCGGCCGGTGCTGCCGGACGTCGATCGCGAGTTCGCAACGGTTGCCGCTTTGCTCGACGCCCTGCGCGCGCATCGGCCATGA
- a CDS encoding cobalt-precorrin-5B (C(1))-methyltransferase, with product MREETPEQPAPLRSGYTTGSCATATSLAAARLLLAGEVSEVADIVLPKGQHVPMRLTFCRLFEGSTEGERIAEAGTIKDAGDDPDVTHGAVVFARVRLVAEPGVIFRAGPGVGTVTRAGLTLPVGEPAINPVPRQMMTRHLSELAERHGYGGGFEVTVGVEGGEELALKTMNPRLGILGGLSILGTTGIVRPFSCSAYIASIHQGIDVARANGYLHVAACTGNASEDAMRAHYGLPDIALIEMGDFVGAVLKHMKRAPVERLSICGGFGKLSKLAAGHLDLHSRNSSIDLEQLAGWAASHGADDALQAAMRAANTSQQALALAHAQQVPLGDIVCQRALAVAREIVPPQVSVETFAIDRQGNLVGAAR from the coding sequence ATGCGCGAAGAGACTCCCGAACAACCGGCGCCGCTACGCAGCGGCTACACGACCGGCAGTTGCGCAACCGCGACGTCGCTCGCGGCCGCGCGTCTGCTGCTGGCGGGCGAGGTCAGCGAGGTCGCCGACATCGTGTTGCCGAAGGGCCAGCATGTGCCGATGCGACTCACGTTCTGCCGGCTGTTTGAGGGCAGCACAGAAGGCGAGCGAATCGCGGAAGCGGGCACGATCAAGGACGCCGGCGACGACCCCGACGTGACTCACGGCGCGGTCGTGTTCGCGCGCGTGCGTCTCGTGGCCGAGCCGGGCGTGATCTTTCGCGCGGGGCCTGGTGTCGGCACCGTCACGCGCGCCGGGTTGACGCTGCCGGTCGGCGAGCCGGCGATCAACCCCGTCCCCCGTCAGATGATGACCCGGCACCTGAGCGAACTCGCGGAGCGGCATGGGTACGGCGGCGGTTTCGAAGTGACGGTCGGTGTCGAAGGCGGCGAGGAACTGGCGCTGAAAACGATGAACCCGCGCCTGGGCATTCTCGGCGGACTGTCGATACTCGGCACCACCGGCATCGTGCGGCCGTTCTCGTGTTCGGCGTATATCGCGTCGATCCATCAGGGCATCGACGTCGCGCGCGCGAACGGCTACCTGCATGTGGCCGCCTGCACCGGCAACGCCAGCGAAGATGCGATGCGCGCGCACTACGGTTTGCCCGATATCGCGCTGATCGAGATGGGCGATTTCGTCGGCGCGGTGCTCAAGCATATGAAGCGCGCGCCGGTCGAACGGCTGAGCATCTGCGGCGGCTTCGGCAAGCTCAGCAAACTCGCGGCGGGGCATCTCGATCTGCACAGCCGCAATTCGAGCATCGACCTCGAGCAGCTCGCGGGATGGGCTGCTTCACATGGCGCCGACGACGCATTGCAAGCGGCGATGCGCGCGGCCAACACGAGCCAGCAGGCGCTTGCGCTGGCCCACGCGCAGCAGGTGCCGCTCGGCGATATCGTCTGTCAGCGGGCATTGGCTGTCGCGCGCGAGATTGTGCCGCCGCAGGTGAGCGTCGAGACGTTCGCGATCGACCGGCAGGGCAATCTGGTCGGAGCCGCGCGATGA
- the cbiE gene encoding precorrin-6y C5,15-methyltransferase (decarboxylating) subunit CbiE: MQPWLTVVGIGDDGFAGLGRSARRALLDASVVYGGERHLAMLPARLAARRAAWPRPFDLAPLLAERPQPVCVLASGDPMLFGVGATLARQLPVGELRVLPAPSSLSLAAARLGWPLQEVATVSLVGRPLAALNTHLHDGARIFVLSADGHTPAALAAALAARGFGATRMSVLEHLGGEFERRIDGRADQWSAGELAALNLIALDCRAAADAPRLPLTSGLPDDAFIHDGQLTKRDVRAITLARLAPAPGELLWDVGAGSGSIGIEWMRAHPSCRAIAIEANDARQRFIEQNRDALGVPGLQLVAGHAPAALQGLPAPDAVFIGGGVTEPGVLETCWEQLRDGGRLVANAVTLQGEAVLAAWREQHGGSLTRIALAHAQPLGGFDTWRQALPITLLEVVKPATSSADS; encoded by the coding sequence ATGCAGCCCTGGCTGACCGTAGTGGGTATTGGTGACGACGGTTTCGCCGGTTTGGGACGGTCTGCGCGGCGTGCTTTGCTCGACGCGTCGGTCGTGTATGGCGGCGAGCGGCATCTGGCGATGCTGCCCGCGCGTCTGGCCGCGCGCCGCGCCGCGTGGCCGCGTCCGTTCGATCTCGCGCCGCTGCTCGCCGAGCGTCCTCAGCCGGTGTGCGTGCTCGCGAGCGGCGACCCGATGCTGTTCGGTGTCGGCGCGACGCTCGCGCGGCAGTTGCCGGTCGGCGAACTACGCGTGCTGCCGGCGCCGTCGTCGTTATCGCTGGCGGCCGCGCGGCTCGGCTGGCCGTTGCAGGAGGTCGCGACCGTGTCGCTGGTGGGTCGGCCGCTGGCCGCGCTGAATACGCATCTGCATGACGGCGCGCGCATCTTCGTGCTAAGCGCGGATGGCCACACGCCCGCGGCGCTCGCGGCGGCACTCGCCGCGCGCGGTTTCGGCGCGACGCGGATGAGCGTGCTCGAACATCTCGGCGGCGAGTTCGAACGGCGCATCGATGGCCGCGCGGATCAATGGTCGGCCGGCGAACTGGCCGCGCTGAATCTGATCGCGCTCGACTGCCGCGCGGCGGCCGACGCGCCGCGTCTGCCGCTGACCAGCGGCCTACCCGACGACGCATTTATCCACGACGGCCAGTTGACCAAACGCGACGTGCGCGCGATCACGCTCGCGCGTCTCGCACCCGCTCCCGGCGAATTGCTGTGGGACGTCGGCGCGGGCAGCGGCTCGATCGGCATCGAATGGATGCGCGCGCACCCGAGTTGCCGTGCGATCGCAATCGAAGCCAACGACGCGCGGCAACGCTTCATCGAACAGAATCGCGATGCGCTCGGCGTGCCGGGTTTGCAACTGGTGGCCGGCCACGCGCCCGCCGCGTTGCAGGGGCTGCCGGCGCCGGATGCGGTGTTTATCGGCGGCGGGGTGACCGAGCCCGGCGTGCTCGAGACCTGCTGGGAACAGTTGCGCGACGGCGGCCGGCTCGTCGCGAACGCGGTCACGCTGCAAGGCGAAGCGGTGCTGGCCGCGTGGCGCGAACAGCATGGCGGCTCGTTGACGCGTATCGCGCTCGCGCATGCACAACCGCTCGGCGGCTTCGATACATGGCGCCAGGCGTTGCCGATTACGCTGCTCGAAGTAGTGAAGCCGGCGACTTCATCGGCCGATTCGTGA
- the cobG gene encoding precorrin-3B synthase — MNRALPSTALPDAATPPRASACPGLLRIVAARDGGICRVKLPGGVLSAAQARAIAAASTRHASGVIELTNRANLQVRGVREGHEAALSAALIDAGMGPASGAAYAGASPSSASSTTASDANHVNAALSSADDVRNVMISPAAGRDRHALIDTTPLCTELLALLQSDARFAALSPKFALLVDGGERLARVDHPHDVWLAASVDEDGVRFVFGLAGCPGPATNTNESPDDNANGTGALAAIAPSQVPALVRALLHTFLDLAAADTTRMRDLLAMHSADTLLLHAQRYVNFPLTRDATLRDWRRENPADASLRLGAHAQHNANLSHVGGQPPLGRLDATTLNRLADLAQRNGNGTLHVTPWQSVLLPDIPTQAATAVLTELISLGLACDAAQPIAHLIACAGSSGCAKGLADTKNDALQLAAQLPADVDVHLSGCARSCAAAHCAPYTLLAVEPDRYDLYRRDGCAGFGRRVASQLTIDEAAALLARLARSYPDA; from the coding sequence TTGAATCGAGCTTTGCCCTCCACTGCTTTACCCGATGCAGCCACGCCGCCGCGCGCTTCCGCGTGTCCGGGGCTGCTGCGCATCGTCGCCGCGCGCGATGGCGGCATCTGCCGGGTCAAGCTGCCGGGCGGCGTGCTGAGCGCCGCGCAGGCGCGCGCGATCGCCGCCGCGAGCACGCGGCACGCGAGCGGCGTGATCGAGCTGACCAATCGCGCGAATCTGCAAGTGCGCGGTGTGCGTGAAGGGCATGAGGCTGCGTTGAGCGCGGCGTTGATTGACGCGGGGATGGGGCCGGCTTCGGGTGCTGCGTACGCAGGGGCGTCCCCTTCTTCTGCTTCTTCCACGACGGCAAGCGACGCAAACCACGTGAATGCCGCGCTCAGTTCCGCCGACGACGTGCGCAACGTGATGATCAGCCCTGCCGCTGGCCGCGACCGGCACGCGCTGATCGACACCACGCCGCTGTGCACCGAACTGCTCGCGCTATTGCAAAGCGATGCGCGCTTCGCGGCGTTGTCGCCGAAATTCGCGCTGCTCGTCGATGGTGGAGAACGGCTCGCGCGCGTCGATCATCCGCACGACGTGTGGCTTGCGGCATCGGTTGACGAAGATGGGGTGCGCTTCGTGTTCGGCCTCGCTGGATGCCCAGGGCCGGCAACAAACACCAACGAATCGCCTGATGACAACGCGAACGGCACCGGCGCACTCGCCGCGATTGCTCCGTCACAGGTGCCCGCGCTCGTGCGCGCGTTGCTGCACACGTTCCTCGATCTCGCCGCCGCCGACACGACCCGCATGCGCGACCTGCTCGCCATGCATTCCGCCGACACCTTGCTGTTGCACGCGCAACGCTACGTCAACTTCCCGCTCACGCGCGACGCAACGCTGCGCGACTGGCGACGAGAAAATCCCGCCGACGCATCGCTGCGCCTCGGCGCCCATGCGCAACACAACGCGAACCTATCGCACGTCGGCGGCCAGCCACCGCTCGGCCGTCTTGACGCGACCACGCTGAACCGCCTCGCCGACCTCGCGCAACGAAATGGCAACGGCACGCTACACGTCACGCCGTGGCAAAGCGTGCTGCTGCCCGATATCCCGACGCAAGCCGCCACCGCCGTGCTAACGGAATTGATCTCGCTCGGCCTCGCCTGCGATGCCGCACAACCGATCGCGCATCTGATCGCATGCGCCGGTTCGAGCGGCTGCGCGAAAGGCCTCGCCGACACCAAGAACGACGCACTGCAACTCGCCGCGCAACTGCCCGCCGATGTCGACGTGCATCTGAGCGGCTGCGCGCGTTCGTGCGCGGCTGCCCATTGCGCGCCGTACACGCTGCTCGCGGTCGAACCCGACCGCTACGACCTGTATCGCCGCGACGGCTGCGCCGGATTCGGCCGGCGCGTCGCGTCCCAACTGACCATCGACGAGGCCGCCGCCCTGCTCGCGCGCCTCGCCCGGAGCTACCCCGATGCTTGA
- a CDS encoding precorrin-8X methylmutase translates to MLDYIRDGQEIYRQSFATIRAEANLSRIPADLEKLAVRVIHACGMVDVIDDLAFSDGAGSAGRHALAFGAPILCDAGMVAQGITRARLPANNDVICTLTHADVPALARDIGNTRSAAALELWRPRLAGSVVVIGNAPTALFHLLDLLDAGAPRPALILGFPVGFVGAAESKAALADNSRGVPYVVVHGRRGGSAMAAAAVNALATEVE, encoded by the coding sequence ATGCTTGATTACATTCGCGACGGTCAGGAGATCTATCGCCAATCTTTCGCGACGATCCGCGCGGAAGCCAACCTGTCGCGCATTCCGGCCGACCTCGAAAAACTCGCGGTGCGCGTGATTCACGCGTGCGGCATGGTCGACGTGATCGACGACCTCGCGTTTTCCGACGGCGCCGGCAGTGCCGGCCGCCATGCGCTCGCGTTCGGCGCGCCGATCCTGTGCGATGCCGGCATGGTCGCGCAGGGCATCACGCGCGCGCGGCTGCCCGCGAATAACGACGTGATCTGTACGCTCACTCACGCGGACGTGCCCGCGCTCGCACGCGACATCGGCAATACCCGCTCGGCTGCCGCGCTCGAATTGTGGCGTCCGCGTCTGGCCGGCAGCGTCGTCGTGATCGGCAATGCGCCGACCGCGCTGTTCCATCTGCTCGACCTGCTCGACGCCGGCGCGCCGAGGCCCGCGCTGATTCTCGGCTTTCCGGTCGGCTTCGTCGGCGCGGCCGAATCGAAGGCGGCGCTCGCCGACAATAGCCGCGGCGTGCCCTATGTGGTCGTGCATGGCCGGCGTGGCGGCAGCGCGATGGCCGCCGCCGCGGTCAACGCGCTTGCGACGGAGGTCGAATAA
- a CDS encoding precorrin-2 C(20)-methyltransferase, translated as MTPAGRLFGLGVGPGDPELITVKALRLLKAAPVVAYFVAKGKKGNAFGIIEAHLHDAQQHLPLVYPVTTEALEPPLSYEAIIADFYDTAAEVVAGHLDAGRDVAVICEGDPFFYGSYMYLHDRLAARYESEVVPGVCSMLGGAAVLGAPLVYRNQSLSVLSGVLPEDELRRRLADADAAVVMKLGRNFDKVRRVLDELGLAGRALYVERATMGNQRIVPLADVDPMASPYFSLLVVPGQKWQG; from the coding sequence ATGACGCCCGCAGGGCGGCTGTTCGGACTCGGCGTCGGCCCCGGCGACCCGGAGTTGATCACGGTGAAGGCGCTGCGTTTGCTGAAGGCGGCGCCGGTGGTAGCGTACTTCGTCGCGAAGGGCAAGAAGGGCAACGCGTTCGGCATCATCGAAGCGCATCTGCACGACGCGCAGCAGCATCTGCCGCTCGTCTATCCGGTCACAACCGAAGCGCTCGAGCCGCCGCTGTCGTATGAGGCGATCATCGCCGACTTCTACGACACCGCCGCCGAGGTCGTCGCGGGCCATCTCGACGCGGGCCGCGACGTCGCGGTGATCTGCGAGGGCGATCCGTTCTTTTACGGCTCGTACATGTACCTGCACGACCGGCTGGCCGCGCGCTACGAAAGCGAAGTGGTGCCCGGCGTGTGCTCGATGCTCGGCGGCGCGGCGGTGCTCGGCGCGCCGCTCGTGTATCGCAACCAGAGTCTGTCGGTGCTGTCCGGCGTGCTGCCGGAGGACGAACTGCGCCGCCGTCTCGCCGACGCGGATGCCGCCGTCGTGATGAAGCTCGGCCGCAATTTCGACAAGGTGCGGCGCGTGCTCGACGAACTTGGTCTCGCCGGGCGCGCGCTATACGTCGAACGCGCGACGATGGGCAATCAGCGCATCGTGCCGCTGGCCGACGTCGATCCGATGGCGTCGCCGTATTTTTCGCTGCTCGTCGTGCCGGGGCAAAAATGGCAAGGATGA
- the cobJ gene encoding precorrin-3B C(17)-methyltransferase, whose amino-acid sequence MIAPAIVILGAGALETARRIQALYVGRGAPGDRTRCDIHALQGRVDADIAYTELGAHLRELYARGTPIVALCAAGIVIRCLAPLLSNKGAEPQVLAVAEDGSAVVPLLGGLAGVNVMAREIAAALAVAPAITTSGELRFGTCVLNPPDGYVLADIGQGKRFVSDLLAGESTRVEGDAPWLDDAQLPRSESARLAIRVTPHAWDGRADQLVIHPRSVVAAMTNRVARDARADDDASAVDDANTRDDAGTDTATSTATRIATRIATQVRAALHAHDLSPLSLAALLAPSTSMTDSSLAQAAALLDVPLRFAHAGTEGSEPDAATLLHAALHVPHETLPATAESDIALAVSPLAIDPATIGRARGRLTVIGLGPGSAELMAPAARTALNEATDILGYDTYVKMAGPLRADQRVHGTDNREEMQRARHAFELASEGRAVVMVSSGDPGVFAMAAAVLEALEASRDDAWAAVELSIVPGVSAALATAAQAGAPLGHDFCMLSLSDNLKPWTIIEKRLRHAAEADLVMAFYNPISRARPWQLDKALDIVREYRAASTEVVLGRDIGRPGGTLRTLTLGEIRSSDVDMRTMVIVGSSLTRRFACGDNGTQWVYTPRWYK is encoded by the coding sequence ATGATTGCGCCGGCCATCGTGATTCTCGGAGCGGGAGCGCTGGAGACCGCGCGGCGGATTCAGGCGTTGTATGTCGGGCGAGGCGCGCCTGGCGATCGAACGCGCTGCGACATCCATGCGCTGCAAGGCCGCGTCGATGCCGATATCGCGTACACCGAACTCGGCGCGCATCTGCGTGAACTCTATGCGCGCGGCACGCCGATCGTCGCGTTGTGCGCGGCCGGCATCGTGATCCGCTGCCTCGCGCCGCTGCTGTCGAACAAGGGCGCGGAGCCGCAGGTGCTCGCGGTCGCCGAGGACGGCAGCGCGGTCGTGCCGCTGCTCGGCGGGCTCGCGGGCGTCAACGTGATGGCACGCGAGATCGCGGCGGCGCTCGCCGTCGCGCCGGCGATCACGACGAGCGGCGAGTTGCGCTTCGGCACCTGCGTGCTTAATCCTCCCGATGGCTATGTACTCGCCGACATTGGCCAGGGCAAGCGCTTCGTGTCGGATCTGCTTGCTGGGGAAAGCACACGCGTTGAAGGAGACGCGCCGTGGCTCGATGATGCACAACTGCCGCGTTCCGAGTCCGCGCGTCTTGCGATTCGTGTGACGCCGCATGCGTGGGATGGTCGCGCGGATCAGTTGGTGATTCATCCGCGCAGTGTGGTGGCGGCGATGACGAATCGTGTCGCCCGCGACGCGCGCGCCGACGATGACGCAAGCGCCGTGGACGATGCGAATACGCGTGACGATGCTGGCACGGATACAGCCACCTCAACTGCCACGCGCATTGCCACCCGCATCGCCACGCAAGTGCGCGCGGCGCTGCACGCACACGATCTTTCGCCGCTTTCGCTCGCGGCCTTGCTCGCGCCATCCACGAGCATGACCGACTCGTCGCTCGCCCAAGCCGCCGCGCTGCTCGACGTACCGCTGCGCTTCGCGCATGCAGGCACCGAAGGCAGCGAACCGGATGCAGCCACCCTGCTCCACGCCGCGCTACACGTCCCGCACGAAACGCTTCCGGCCACCGCCGAAAGCGACATCGCCCTCGCCGTCTCCCCACTCGCGATCGATCCCGCGACGATCGGCCGGGCGCGCGGTCGCCTGACCGTGATCGGGCTCGGCCCGGGCAGCGCCGAACTGATGGCGCCCGCCGCGCGCACCGCGTTGAACGAAGCCACCGATATCCTCGGCTACGACACCTACGTGAAAATGGCCGGCCCGTTGCGTGCGGACCAGCGCGTGCACGGCACCGACAATCGCGAGGAAATGCAGCGCGCGCGGCACGCATTCGAACTCGCGAGCGAGGGCCGTGCGGTCGTGATGGTGTCGTCCGGTGACCCTGGTGTGTTCGCGATGGCGGCCGCGGTGCTCGAAGCGCTCGAAGCGTCGCGCGACGACGCCTGGGCCGCCGTCGAACTATCGATCGTGCCAGGCGTGTCGGCCGCGCTCGCCACCGCCGCGCAAGCCGGCGCGCCGCTCGGCCACGACTTCTGCATGCTGTCGCTGTCCGACAACCTGAAGCCGTGGACGATCATCGAAAAGCGCCTGCGTCACGCGGCCGAAGCCGATCTCGTGATGGCGTTCTACAACCCGATCTCGCGCGCGCGGCCGTGGCAGCTCGACAAGGCGCTCGATATCGTGCGGGAATATCGCGCGGCGTCGACCGAGGTGGTGCTCGGCCGCGACATCGGCCGGCCCGGCGGCACGCTGCGCACACTGACGCTCGGTGAAATCCGTTCGTCCGATGTGGATATGCGCACGATGGTGATCGTCGGTTCATCGCTGACGCGGCGGTTTGCTTGCGGCGACAACGGTACGCAATGGGTCTATACCCCGCGCTGGTACAAATGA